One genomic window of Monodelphis domestica isolate mMonDom1 chromosome 1, mMonDom1.pri, whole genome shotgun sequence includes the following:
- the LOC100027111 gene encoding homeobox protein SIX4 isoform X1, with amino-acid sequence MSSSSPTDQIASAVEIKQENGMEATPEGKEAPPEVVGGPVAALNPPPADPFPMEPMGSPTAANGEEGAAAAVAAAAAAAAAAAAAAVAAAGAAADQVQLHSELLARNHQAAAAAAAAAAAAAAAAAAQTPLAFSPDHVACVCEALQQGGNLDRLARFLWSLPQSDLLRGNESLLKARALVAFHQGIYPELYSILESHSFESANHPLLQQLWYKARYSEAERARGRPLGAVDKYRLRRKFPLPRTIWDGEETVYCFKEKSRNALKELYKQNRYPSPAEKRHLAKITGLSLTQVSNWFKNRRQRDRNPSETQSKSESDGNPSTEDESSKGHEDLSPHSLSSSSDGVTNLSLSSHLEPVYMQQIGNTKISLSSPGVLLNGGLVPASTSPVFLNGNSFIQGPNSVILNGLNVGNTQTVTLNPSKTSSSIVNNGASMTDILGSPSEDVKDFKVLQSSTTNSAATTSYNPSVPASFPGLIPSTEVKREGIQTVASQDGGSVVTFTTPVQINQYGIVQIPNSGTNGQLLNGSIGFSPLQLPPVSVAASQGNISVNSSTSDGGTFTSDSTTVQQGKVFFSSLAPSALVYTVPNSGQTAGSVKQEALERNLVFSQLMPVNQNTQVNVNMSSENISSSGLHPMASSLVNVTPTHNFPLTPPALLNATELNADISESQPLSTPVTSTSTVISVSNTNYATLQNCSLITGPDLMSISMTQPALGEIVPAAGDRVDHSSPAVHEDFVREHRLVLQSVPNIKEDFIPSSEDKSTSNLLMLDSKSKYVLDGMVETVCEELETDKKELAKLQTVQLDQDMQDL; translated from the exons ATGtcctcttcctcccccacagACCAGATCGCAAGTGCGGTGgagataaaacaagaaaatgggatGGAAGCCACCCCCGAAGGAAAGGAGGCGCCACCAGAAGTGGTGGGGGGACCCGTGGCAGCACTCAATCCTCCCCCTGCCGACCCTTTCCCCATGGAGCCCATGGGTTCCCCGACTGCTGCCAACGGAGAGGAGGGGGCGGCGGCGGCTGTAGCGGCAGCagctgcggcggcggcggcagcggcggcagcgGCTGTGGCCGCCGCGGGAGCTGCGGCGGACCAGGTACAACTCCACTCTGAACTTCTAGCCCGAAACCACCAAGCTGCCGCggccgctgctgccgccgccgccgctgccgccgccgccgctgcagCCCAGACCCCGCTGGCCTTCTCCCCGGACCACGTCGCCTGCGTTTGCGAAGCATTACAGCAAGGGGGAAACTTGGATCGCCTGGCCCGGTTCCTGTGGTCCCTGCCCCAGAGCGACCTGCTACGTGGCAACGAGAGCCTCCTAAAAGCCCGAGCCCTGGTCGCCTTCCACCAGGGCATCTACCCAGAGCTCTACAGCATCCTCGAGAGCCACAGCTTCGAGTCGGCCAACCACCCACTTCTGCAGCAGCTCTGGTACAAGGCGCGCTACAGCGAAGCGGAGAGAGCGCGAGGCCGGCCCTTGGGAGCGGTGGACAAGTACAGGCTGAGAAGGAAATTCCCTCTGCCCCGGACCATCTGGGACGGCGAGGAGACGGTGTATTGTTTCAAGGAGAAGTCGCGCAACGCGCTCAAGGAGCTGTACAAGCAGAATCGTTACCCGTCCCCGGCAGAGAAGCGGCACCTGGCCAAGATCACCGGCCTCTCCCTCACTCAGGTCAGCAACTGGTTCAAGAACCGGAGGCAGCGCGACCGGAACCCCTCCGAGACCCAGTCCAAAAG TGAGTCAGATGGTAATCCCAGCACTGAAGATGAGTCCAGCAAGGGACATGAGGATTTATCTCCTCATTCACTCTCCAGTTCATCCGATGGAGTTACCAACTTGAGCCTTTCCAGTCACCTGGAACCTGTATATATGCAACAAATTGGAAAcactaaaatatcattaagttCCCCTGGTGTTTTACTGAATGGAGGCTTAGTACCTGCAAGTACTTCACCTGTCTTCCTTAATGGCAATTCCTTTATTCAGGGACCTAACAGTGTAATCCTTAATGGACTAAATGTAGGAAATACACAAACTGTGACTTTAAACCCATCAAAAACTTCATCAAGCATTGTCAACAATGGTGCATCTATGACAGACATCCTCGGATCTCCTTCAGAGGATGTAAAAGACTTCAAAGTCCTCCAGAGTTCCACAACAAATTCTGCAGCAACAACATCCTACAACCCCAGTGTCCCTGCTTCATTTCCTGGTTTGATACCTAGCACTGAAGTTAAAAGGGAAGGTATACAAACAGTGGCTTCTCAAGATGGAGGTTCTGTGGTGACTTTTACAACACCCGTACAAATAAACCAGTATGGTATCGTACAGATCCCCAATTCAGGAACAAATGGCCAGTTGCTTAATGGAAGCATTGGATTCTCTCCTCTGCAGCTGCCTCCTGTCTCAGTGGCAGCTTCTCAAG GTAATATTTCAGTAAATTCAAGCACTTCTGATGGGGGGACATTTACCAGTGACTCTACCACAGTACAGCAAGGAAAGGTCTTCTTCAGCTCTCTTGCGCCTAGTGCACTAGTCTACACAGTTCCGAATTCAGGTCAAACAGCAGGATCTGTTAAACAAGAGGCCTTGGAAAGGAACCTTGTGTTTTCTCAATTAATGCCGGTCAATCAAAACACACAAGTCAATGTAAACATGTCTTCTGAAAATATCTCGAGCAGTGGCCTTCATCCTATGGCCTCATCATTAGTTAATGTAACTCCGACTCACAATTTTCCCCTCACTCCCCCTGCTCTACTAAATGCAACAGAGCTAAATGCTGATATTTCTGAGAGCCAGCCCTTGTCTACACCTGTAACGAGCACATCTACTGTGATATCTGTCAGCAACACTAACTATGCAACTCTTCAGAACTGTTCCCTTATTACTGGTCCAGACCTAATGTCGATTTCAATGACCCAGCCTGCCCTTGGGGAGATCGTTCCAGCAGCTGGAGACCGTGTGGATCACTCCTCCCCAGCAGTACATGAGGATTTTGTCAGAGAGCACCGGTTAGTTCTGCAATCCGTACCTAACATAAAGGAGGATTTCATACCAAGTTCTGAGGACAAATCAACAAGCAACTTATTGATGCTGGATTCCAAATCCAAATATGTCCTAGATGGCATGGTCGAAACAGTCTgtgaagaactggaaacagaCAAAAAAGAGCTTGCCAAGCTCCAGACTGTCCAGTTGGATCAAGATATGCaagatttataa
- the LOC100027111 gene encoding homeobox protein SIX4 isoform X2, translating into MEATPEGKEAPPEVVGGPVAALNPPPADPFPMEPMGSPTAANGEEGAAAAVAAAAAAAAAAAAAAVAAAGAAADQVQLHSELLARNHQAAAAAAAAAAAAAAAAAAQTPLAFSPDHVACVCEALQQGGNLDRLARFLWSLPQSDLLRGNESLLKARALVAFHQGIYPELYSILESHSFESANHPLLQQLWYKARYSEAERARGRPLGAVDKYRLRRKFPLPRTIWDGEETVYCFKEKSRNALKELYKQNRYPSPAEKRHLAKITGLSLTQVSNWFKNRRQRDRNPSETQSKSESDGNPSTEDESSKGHEDLSPHSLSSSSDGVTNLSLSSHLEPVYMQQIGNTKISLSSPGVLLNGGLVPASTSPVFLNGNSFIQGPNSVILNGLNVGNTQTVTLNPSKTSSSIVNNGASMTDILGSPSEDVKDFKVLQSSTTNSAATTSYNPSVPASFPGLIPSTEVKREGIQTVASQDGGSVVTFTTPVQINQYGIVQIPNSGTNGQLLNGSIGFSPLQLPPVSVAASQGNISVNSSTSDGGTFTSDSTTVQQGKVFFSSLAPSALVYTVPNSGQTAGSVKQEALERNLVFSQLMPVNQNTQVNVNMSSENISSSGLHPMASSLVNVTPTHNFPLTPPALLNATELNADISESQPLSTPVTSTSTVISVSNTNYATLQNCSLITGPDLMSISMTQPALGEIVPAAGDRVDHSSPAVHEDFVREHRLVLQSVPNIKEDFIPSSEDKSTSNLLMLDSKSKYVLDGMVETVCEELETDKKELAKLQTVQLDQDMQDL; encoded by the exons atGGAAGCCACCCCCGAAGGAAAGGAGGCGCCACCAGAAGTGGTGGGGGGACCCGTGGCAGCACTCAATCCTCCCCCTGCCGACCCTTTCCCCATGGAGCCCATGGGTTCCCCGACTGCTGCCAACGGAGAGGAGGGGGCGGCGGCGGCTGTAGCGGCAGCagctgcggcggcggcggcagcggcggcagcgGCTGTGGCCGCCGCGGGAGCTGCGGCGGACCAGGTACAACTCCACTCTGAACTTCTAGCCCGAAACCACCAAGCTGCCGCggccgctgctgccgccgccgccgctgccgccgccgccgctgcagCCCAGACCCCGCTGGCCTTCTCCCCGGACCACGTCGCCTGCGTTTGCGAAGCATTACAGCAAGGGGGAAACTTGGATCGCCTGGCCCGGTTCCTGTGGTCCCTGCCCCAGAGCGACCTGCTACGTGGCAACGAGAGCCTCCTAAAAGCCCGAGCCCTGGTCGCCTTCCACCAGGGCATCTACCCAGAGCTCTACAGCATCCTCGAGAGCCACAGCTTCGAGTCGGCCAACCACCCACTTCTGCAGCAGCTCTGGTACAAGGCGCGCTACAGCGAAGCGGAGAGAGCGCGAGGCCGGCCCTTGGGAGCGGTGGACAAGTACAGGCTGAGAAGGAAATTCCCTCTGCCCCGGACCATCTGGGACGGCGAGGAGACGGTGTATTGTTTCAAGGAGAAGTCGCGCAACGCGCTCAAGGAGCTGTACAAGCAGAATCGTTACCCGTCCCCGGCAGAGAAGCGGCACCTGGCCAAGATCACCGGCCTCTCCCTCACTCAGGTCAGCAACTGGTTCAAGAACCGGAGGCAGCGCGACCGGAACCCCTCCGAGACCCAGTCCAAAAG TGAGTCAGATGGTAATCCCAGCACTGAAGATGAGTCCAGCAAGGGACATGAGGATTTATCTCCTCATTCACTCTCCAGTTCATCCGATGGAGTTACCAACTTGAGCCTTTCCAGTCACCTGGAACCTGTATATATGCAACAAATTGGAAAcactaaaatatcattaagttCCCCTGGTGTTTTACTGAATGGAGGCTTAGTACCTGCAAGTACTTCACCTGTCTTCCTTAATGGCAATTCCTTTATTCAGGGACCTAACAGTGTAATCCTTAATGGACTAAATGTAGGAAATACACAAACTGTGACTTTAAACCCATCAAAAACTTCATCAAGCATTGTCAACAATGGTGCATCTATGACAGACATCCTCGGATCTCCTTCAGAGGATGTAAAAGACTTCAAAGTCCTCCAGAGTTCCACAACAAATTCTGCAGCAACAACATCCTACAACCCCAGTGTCCCTGCTTCATTTCCTGGTTTGATACCTAGCACTGAAGTTAAAAGGGAAGGTATACAAACAGTGGCTTCTCAAGATGGAGGTTCTGTGGTGACTTTTACAACACCCGTACAAATAAACCAGTATGGTATCGTACAGATCCCCAATTCAGGAACAAATGGCCAGTTGCTTAATGGAAGCATTGGATTCTCTCCTCTGCAGCTGCCTCCTGTCTCAGTGGCAGCTTCTCAAG GTAATATTTCAGTAAATTCAAGCACTTCTGATGGGGGGACATTTACCAGTGACTCTACCACAGTACAGCAAGGAAAGGTCTTCTTCAGCTCTCTTGCGCCTAGTGCACTAGTCTACACAGTTCCGAATTCAGGTCAAACAGCAGGATCTGTTAAACAAGAGGCCTTGGAAAGGAACCTTGTGTTTTCTCAATTAATGCCGGTCAATCAAAACACACAAGTCAATGTAAACATGTCTTCTGAAAATATCTCGAGCAGTGGCCTTCATCCTATGGCCTCATCATTAGTTAATGTAACTCCGACTCACAATTTTCCCCTCACTCCCCCTGCTCTACTAAATGCAACAGAGCTAAATGCTGATATTTCTGAGAGCCAGCCCTTGTCTACACCTGTAACGAGCACATCTACTGTGATATCTGTCAGCAACACTAACTATGCAACTCTTCAGAACTGTTCCCTTATTACTGGTCCAGACCTAATGTCGATTTCAATGACCCAGCCTGCCCTTGGGGAGATCGTTCCAGCAGCTGGAGACCGTGTGGATCACTCCTCCCCAGCAGTACATGAGGATTTTGTCAGAGAGCACCGGTTAGTTCTGCAATCCGTACCTAACATAAAGGAGGATTTCATACCAAGTTCTGAGGACAAATCAACAAGCAACTTATTGATGCTGGATTCCAAATCCAAATATGTCCTAGATGGCATGGTCGAAACAGTCTgtgaagaactggaaacagaCAAAAAAGAGCTTGCCAAGCTCCAGACTGTCCAGTTGGATCAAGATATGCaagatttataa